In Oncorhynchus kisutch isolate 150728-3 linkage group LG7, Okis_V2, whole genome shotgun sequence, one DNA window encodes the following:
- the LOC116374716 gene encoding uncharacterized protein C1orf115 homolog, whose translation MPRRKHQNKKPSKSASEDLTRIIENVEFQSDDVDGEREGGRVKREGRQWETEPGTRGTPMSECERVSLVKQNGPTLKTSKQVHIVFLPDRYQTLIEVEDSEGREEEERKKEAKEKRKREKHKKYRKNVGKALRFGWRCLVAGLQSLASGYATPLSAAATLVTDVHRTHR comes from the exons ATGCCGCGACGGAAACATCAAAACAAAAAGCCATCCAAGTCTGCATCAGAAGATCTGACAAGAATAATAGAAAATGTCGAGTTTCAGTCGGATGAtgtggatggggagagagagggcgggagagtgaagagagaggggaggcagtgGGAGACAGAGCCAGGGACAAGAGGCACTCCGATGAGTGAGTGTGAGCGCGTTAGCCTGGTAAAACAGAACGGTCCTACTCTGAAGACGTCCAAACAAGTTCACATCGTCTTCCTCCCCGACAGATACCAAACTCTCATAGAGGTGGAGGACagcgagggaagagaggaggaggagaggaaaaaagaggcgaaggagaagagaaaaagggagaaaCACAAGAAGTACAGAAAG AACGTCGGGAAGGCTCTGCGGTTCGGCTGGCGATGTCTGGTTGCCGGGTTACAGAGCTTAGCGAGCGGCTATGCTACACCCCTTTCGGCTGCAGCCACGTTGGTGACCGACGTCCACAGAACTCACCGCTAG